The following are encoded in a window of Lacinutrix sp. WUR7 genomic DNA:
- a CDS encoding ABC transporter permease — protein MSASFEKYQKRKLISSYFSVVLSIALVLFLLGLLGMLILNAKKVSDHFKEQVVVTIYLKDSAKEVETKQLEKSLALADYVKSTDYVTKEQAAASMKAENGEDFMEFLGYNPLQNSIDVHLKADYVTSEHLEDISKEALNKNFVDEVRYDNDLVTLMNNNVKKISFWVLILSGIFTLIAVLLINSSIRLAVYAKRFTIKTMQMVGATKRFIRRPFVWKSVQLGIIGAIIAMLGMAVVLYYLNLTFPELDLMRNPILIGALFAGVFLLGIIITWFSTFFATQRFLNLKTDQLY, from the coding sequence ATGAGCGCATCTTTTGAAAAATATCAGAAACGTAAATTAATTTCATCTTACTTTTCGGTGGTATTAAGTATTGCTTTAGTCTTATTTTTATTAGGACTATTAGGTATGCTAATTCTTAATGCTAAAAAGGTTTCCGATCATTTTAAAGAGCAAGTGGTGGTAACTATTTACTTAAAAGATAGTGCAAAAGAGGTAGAGACAAAGCAATTGGAGAAAAGTTTGGCTTTAGCAGATTATGTAAAATCTACAGATTATGTAACTAAAGAACAAGCTGCAGCATCTATGAAAGCCGAAAACGGCGAAGATTTCATGGAATTTTTGGGATACAATCCTTTACAAAATTCAATAGATGTACACCTAAAGGCAGATTATGTAACCTCAGAACATTTAGAAGACATATCTAAAGAAGCATTAAATAAAAACTTTGTTGATGAAGTCCGCTATGATAATGACTTAGTAACTTTAATGAATAACAACGTTAAAAAAATAAGCTTTTGGGTTTTAATCCTAAGTGGTATTTTCACCTTAATCGCTGTCCTTTTAATTAACAGTTCTATTCGTTTAGCGGTTTATGCAAAACGATTTACCATCAAAACCATGCAAATGGTTGGTGCTACAAAACGTTTTATTCGCAGACCTTTTGTTTGGAAAAGTGTGCAATTAGGAATTATTGGAGCAATTATTGCCATGTTAGGAATGGCAGTGGTTTTATATTACTTAAACCTGACTTTCCCAGAACTAGACCTAATGCGTAACCCTATTTTAATTGGCGCTTTATTTGCTGGTGTTTTTCTTTTAGGTATAATAATCACTTGGTTTTCTACTTTTTTTGCAACACAGCGTTTCTTAAATTTAAAAACCGATCAACTGTATTAA
- a CDS encoding DUF3098 domain-containing protein, translating to MGEQKRKEETKSEFIFGRKNYKFMFIGLACIALGFILMSGGGSDDPNVFSPDIFSWRRIRLAPTLVLIGFGIQVYAILLNPNKSKDSNS from the coding sequence ATGGGAGAACAAAAACGTAAAGAAGAAACGAAAAGCGAATTTATTTTTGGTAGAAAAAACTATAAATTCATGTTTATTGGTTTAGCTTGTATTGCGCTAGGTTTTATTTTAATGTCTGGTGGTGGTAGCGATGATCCAAATGTTTTTAGTCCAGATATCTTTAGCTGGAGACGTATTCGATTAGCACCAACTTTAGTACTTATTGGTTTTGGAATTCAGGTTTACGCTATTTTGTTAAATCCGAATAAAAGTAAAGATTCTAATTCTTAA
- a CDS encoding undecaprenyl-diphosphate phosphatase, protein MNVIDSIILGIIQGLTEFLPVSSSGHLEIGKAILGDNSVPEESLLFTVVLHFATALSTIVVFRKDILSLLKGVLKFEWNEDLQFVSKIALSMIPAVVVGLFFEKQLEALFGGNIMLVGCMLIVTAALLFLADKAKDTDKKVSFKNAFVIGISQAIAMLPGISRSGATISTSVLLGNDKTKAARFSFLMVVPLIFGKIAKDLLSGDLINETHNLTSLSAGFIAAFIAGLFACTWMISLVKKSKLSYFAYYCAIVGVIAIIYSVLN, encoded by the coding sequence ATGAATGTTATAGACTCCATTATTTTAGGAATTATACAAGGATTAACAGAGTTTCTTCCTGTATCATCAAGTGGCCATTTAGAAATTGGTAAAGCCATACTAGGCGATAATTCGGTTCCAGAAGAAAGCCTACTATTTACAGTAGTATTACACTTTGCAACTGCCTTAAGCACCATTGTTGTTTTTAGAAAAGACATCCTTAGTTTACTTAAAGGTGTTTTAAAATTCGAATGGAATGAAGATTTACAATTTGTATCAAAAATTGCACTTTCTATGATTCCCGCAGTTGTAGTAGGTTTGTTTTTTGAAAAACAATTGGAAGCACTATTTGGAGGTAATATTATGCTTGTAGGATGTATGCTAATAGTAACAGCAGCGCTACTCTTTTTAGCCGACAAAGCAAAAGACACAGATAAAAAAGTAAGTTTTAAAAATGCATTTGTGATTGGTATTTCACAAGCAATTGCCATGTTACCAGGAATTTCTCGTTCTGGCGCAACGATTTCTACTTCTGTTCTTTTAGGAAACGATAAAACGAAAGCAGCACGTTTTTCCTTTTTAATGGTTGTTCCTTTAATTTTCGGAAAAATCGCTAAAGACCTTTTAAGTGGTGATTTAATTAATGAAACCCATAACTTAACATCACTTTCCGCAGGATTTATTGCTGCATTTATTGCAGGATTATTTGCTTGTACTTGGATGATTTCATTGGTAAAGAAAAGTAAGCTTTCGTATTTTGCTTACTATTGTGCAATTGTTGGTGTTATCGCTATCATTTATTCCGTTTTAAACTAA
- the truB gene encoding tRNA pseudouridine(55) synthase TruB — MLTEEDYKSGQVLLIDKPLNWTSFQVVNKLRWKIRQTYNIKKIKVGHAGTLDPLATGLLIICTGKMTKQIDTFQGQIKEYTGTIVLGSTTPSYDLESEINETFPIDHITKDLVEETTKQFTGEIDQFPPIFSALKKDGKRLYEYARAGEEVEIPSRKITIETFEITRFENNEVDFRVVCSKGTYIRSLAHDFGKALQSGGHLSVLRRIKIGDYNVDNAVSIEAFIEELDS, encoded by the coding sequence ATGCTAACTGAAGAAGACTACAAATCCGGACAGGTTTTATTAATCGATAAGCCTTTAAATTGGACCTCTTTTCAAGTGGTAAACAAGCTACGTTGGAAGATTAGACAAACCTATAATATCAAAAAAATTAAAGTTGGTCATGCAGGAACTTTAGATCCTTTAGCTACTGGTTTACTTATTATTTGCACAGGGAAAATGACCAAGCAAATAGATACTTTTCAAGGTCAGATTAAAGAATATACAGGAACTATTGTTTTAGGAAGCACAACACCTTCATACGATTTAGAATCCGAAATAAACGAAACCTTTCCTATTGATCATATTACAAAAGATTTAGTAGAAGAAACTACGAAACAATTTACTGGGGAGATTGATCAATTTCCACCAATTTTTTCCGCATTAAAAAAAGACGGAAAACGTTTATACGAATATGCAAGAGCTGGAGAAGAAGTAGAAATACCATCTAGAAAAATTACTATCGAAACTTTTGAAATTACACGTTTTGAAAACAACGAAGTCGATTTTAGAGTGGTTTGCAGTAAAGGAACGTACATTCGATCTTTAGCACACGATTTTGGAAAAGCGCTACAATCTGGAGGACATCTTTCGGTTTTAAGAAGAATAAAAATTGGCGATTACAATGTAGATAACGCCGTTAGTATCGAAGCTTTTATAGAAGAATTAGATTCTTAA